The Callospermophilus lateralis isolate mCalLat2 chromosome 3, mCalLat2.hap1, whole genome shotgun sequence genome has a segment encoding these proteins:
- the LOC143394758 gene encoding RNA polymerase-associated protein LEO1-like: MDLFGDIDDISSESDEDNLLPISRQSFDEHRVPQDQQEEEPVSETRIEIKIPSINSDLGNELYFVKLPKFLSIEPKPFDPQFYEDEFEDEKVLYEEDRTRLKLKVENTIRWRIRRDEEGKKVKESNARIVKWSDGSMSLHLGNEVFDIYKAPLQGNHNHLFIREDTGLLGQAIFKSRLTFRPHSTDSATHRKMTLPLLDTSSKTHIRILPIAGRDPECQRTEMIKKEERLRLSTHQAVHLQGKQNQQGPSVLDQDPGSDEDEEEEQARYSSDDSDERSEEDEVQRLLKEKKITGDEEMNIPERGKQGVKRKKMIEA, encoded by the exons ATGGATCTGTTTGGAGATATAGATGACATTTCTTCAGAGAGTGATGAGGACAATCTACTACCCATTTCAAGACAGTCTTTT GATGAACACAGAGTACCTCAGGACCAGCAGGAAGAAGAGCCTGTTTCTGAaaccagaatagaaataaaaattcccAGTATCAACTCTGACTTAGGAAATGAATTATATTTTGTTAAACTACCCAAGTTTCTCAGTATAGAACCCAA accTTTCGATCCTCAGTTTTATGAAGATGAATTCGAAGATGAGAAAGTGCTTTATGAGGAAGACAGAACCAGGTTAAAATTAAAG GTAGAAAATACTATACGATGGAGGATTCGCCGagatgaagaaggaaagaaagttaAAGAAAGCAATGCCCGGATAGTCAAGTGGTCAGATGGGAG CATGTCTCTGCATTTAGGCAACGAAGTGTTTGATATCTACAAAGCCCCACTGCAGGGCAATCACAACCACCTATTTATAAGGGAAGACACTGGTCTACTGGGACAAGCCATCTTTAAATCCAGACTTACCTTTAG ACCTCACTCTACAGACAGTGCCACACATAGAAAGATGACCCTGCCACTTCTGGATACAAGTTCAAAGACACATATTAGAATCTTGCCAATAGCTGGTCGTGATCCTGAATGCCAACGCACAGAAATGATTAAG AAAGAAGAACGCTTGAGGCTGTCTACTCACCAGGCTGTCCATCTGCAGGGGAAACAGAACCAGCAGGGGCCAAGTGTTCTCGACCAGGACCCTGGCAGTGATGAGGATGAGGAAG AGGAACAAGCTAGATATTCCTCAGACGACAGTGATGAAAGATCAGAAGAAGATGAAGTTCAAAGATTactcaaagaaaagaaaatcactgGTGATGAG GAGATGAATATTCCAGAAAGAGGAAAGCAAGGGGTGAAGAGGAAGAAGATGATTGAAGCATAA